From a region of the Blochmannia endosymbiont of Camponotus modoc genome:
- the tolB gene encoding Tol-Pal system beta propeller repeat protein TolB has product MYLIIRKTHKLPHWLQKISLSIVLIIFLWKPALLADMHIEITCGVNAAHPIAVIPFTCISNQYNKSISIEDIASIIAADLRNSSKFNTIPVEYLPHKPTKVSDVIPTFWEKLGINIIVLGTIHINYDESYIISYHLIDTSSNPPLIISENQYSVEKKWLRYVAHSISNEIFEKLTGIKGAFCTRIAYVLRIHNDQYPYELYISDYDGHNQISICRSTEPLMSPAWSPDGKKIAYVTFASGHSELVIQALNTGLVNNIVSFPRHNGAPAFSPDCKKLAFSLSKTGSLNLYIMDLESGEIKQLTKNRNNNTEPSWFPDNQNIAYTSDQGGSPQIYKINIKTTEIQRLSWLHTSNQNPNVSSDGTFIIMVNRHQGKQNIAKLNLLTGQEEILTDTLLADTPSIAPNNTMVLYSSINKDLTTTSNLELISIDGHFKAHIQGNQGDVRFPTWSPLHLE; this is encoded by the coding sequence ATGTATTTAATAATTAGAAAAACTCATAAACTACCACATTGGTTGCAAAAAATATCTTTGTCAATAGTGTTAATTATATTTTTATGGAAACCTGCGCTACTTGCAGATATGCATATCGAAATTACATGCGGAGTAAATGCTGCACACCCCATTGCTGTAATACCTTTTACATGTATTAGTAATCAGTATAACAAATCAATATCAATTGAAGATATAGCATCAATAATAGCTGCTGACTTACGGAATAGCAGCAAATTCAATACTATTCCCGTAGAATATTTACCACATAAACCTACTAAAGTATCCGATGTCATCCCAACTTTTTGGGAGAAACTGGGTATTAACATTATTGTGTTAGGAACAATACATATAAACTACGATGAAAGTTATATTATTTCATATCATTTAATAGATACTTCTAGCAACCCTCCGTTAATAATATCAGAAAATCAATATTCAGTGGAAAAAAAATGGCTACGTTATGTAGCCCATTCTATAAGCAATGAAATTTTTGAAAAGTTAACCGGTATAAAAGGTGCATTTTGTACACGTATTGCTTATGTTTTGCGCATTCATAATGATCAATATCCTTATGAGTTATATATTTCTGATTACGATGGTCATAATCAAATTTCAATTTGCCGATCGACAGAACCGTTAATGTCTCCAGCTTGGTCTCCAGACGGAAAAAAAATTGCTTATGTTACCTTTGCCTCCGGCCATTCAGAACTTGTTATTCAAGCATTGAACACTGGATTAGTTAATAATATTGTTAGTTTCCCGCGCCATAATGGTGCCCCTGCTTTTTCTCCCGACTGCAAAAAACTAGCCTTTTCTTTATCCAAAACAGGTAGTTTAAATTTATATATTATGGATTTAGAATCTGGAGAAATTAAACAATTAACTAAAAATAGAAACAATAATACCGAACCTAGTTGGTTTCCGGATAATCAAAATATAGCCTATACTTCAGACCAAGGAGGCAGTCCACAAATATATAAAATTAATATTAAAACTACTGAAATTCAAAGATTATCTTGGCTACATACTAGTAATCAAAATCCAAATGTTAGTTCAGATGGGACATTTATAATCATGGTTAATAGACATCAAGGAAAACAAAATATTGCTAAATTAAATTTATTAACTGGACAAGAAGAAATATTAACAGATACACTGTTAGCTGATACTCCTAGTATAGCTCCCAATAATACTATGGTACTATACAGTAGTATTAATAAGGATTTAACAACAACATCCAATTTAGAATTAATCTCTATTGATGGCCATTTTAAAGCTCATATACAAGGAAATCAAGGAGATGTAAGATTTCCAACTTGGTCTCCATTACATTTAGAATAA
- the tolA gene encoding cell envelope integrity protein TolA, producing the protein MISIIVHVIVALLLYKHIIKKQQQYTTKIANNKNSINTFIHNSNPETEKNNNTQDQSNRFKITETQHPLAGPTLPNTLKKKNQNTVEKNILIHDTLNYQSHDSNELSNLLNTLINKKKSIENNKEFKLNLTTKKNDNENNISNEIIKNNEINIYKRMISESIQQKFYNFSHYVGKQCNLRIKLAPDGTLLSVTAISGDYDLCQAAIIAAKLAKIPKPPNSDVYEIFKNTILNFSPQ; encoded by the coding sequence ATGATATCAATCATTGTACATGTGATCGTTGCTTTGTTGCTATATAAACACATAATAAAAAAACAACAACAATACACTACTAAAATAGCTAATAACAAAAATTCAATTAATACCTTTATTCATAACTCTAACCCGGAAACAGAAAAAAACAACAACACACAAGATCAATCAAATCGATTCAAAATAACAGAAACACAACATCCATTGGCAGGACCAACGTTACCTAACACCCTTAAAAAGAAAAATCAGAATACTGTAGAAAAAAATATACTAATACATGATACATTAAATTATCAATCTCATGACTCTAATGAACTCAGTAATTTACTGAATACATTAATTAATAAAAAAAAATCTATAGAAAATAACAAAGAATTTAAATTAAACTTGACAACAAAAAAAAATGATAATGAAAATAATATTTCAAATGAAATTATTAAAAATAACGAAATTAATATATATAAGCGTATGATCAGTGAATCAATACAACAAAAATTTTATAATTTTTCGCATTATGTTGGTAAACAATGCAATCTACGCATCAAATTAGCACCTGACGGCACGTTATTATCAGTAACCGCTATATCTGGAGATTACGATCTATGCCAAGCAGCAATTATCGCCGCTAAATTAGCAAAAATTCCTAAACCACCAAATTCAGATGTTTACGAAATATTTAAAAACACAATATTAAATTTTTCTCCTCAATAA
- a CDS encoding biopolymer transporter ExbD, giving the protein MKRKRIRNTIKSDINIIPFLDILLVLLMIFMLMPSKWIQSFEVNLPNSPATPNIINNEKLIITIEILGMGFYNLIINNKHVEKVRLDQISSEISHQTHIAPNIMCLIAASKTVEYDEIIKVLNLLNRIGIHSIGMITNPSV; this is encoded by the coding sequence ATGAAGAGAAAGCGTATCAGAAACACGATTAAGTCTGATATTAATATCATACCGTTTTTAGATATATTATTAGTTCTTTTAATGATCTTTATGTTGATGCCATCTAAATGGATACAAAGCTTTGAAGTAAATCTTCCAAATAGTCCAGCAACACCAAATATTATTAACAATGAAAAACTTATAATTACTATTGAAATTTTAGGAATGGGATTTTATAATCTCATTATTAATAATAAACATGTAGAAAAAGTGCGTTTAGACCAAATTTCATCAGAAATAAGTCATCAAACACACATCGCTCCTAATATAATGTGTCTGATCGCAGCTTCAAAAACTGTAGAATACGACGAAATAATTAAAGTATTGAATTTATTAAATCGCATCGGTATACATTCAATTGGAATGATAACAAATCCTTCTGTTTGA
- the tolQ gene encoding protein TolQ: protein MNIFDLFLEINILVQISIFVLIGFSVLSWSIIFHRIFVLSAAQRKLKVFENEFWSGIDLSSLYQKAAARRNKLNGAEQIFYVGFKEFSKLYQTKHCSPETMMSRTLDNMHTAINIELKSLEDYIPLIGTIGSISPYLGLFGTVLGIIHVFIELGKTTTNNVANQMIHIQIIAPGIAESLISTAIGLFVAIPAVIAFNYLTAQINNMDQDYNNFIEEFITILYHQIFFNIDSALNKENQYEEKAYQKHD, encoded by the coding sequence ATGAATATTTTTGACTTATTTTTAGAAATTAATATTTTAGTACAAATTAGTATATTTGTATTAATTGGATTTTCCGTTTTATCTTGGAGTATTATCTTTCATCGTATCTTCGTGCTAAGTGCAGCACAGCGAAAATTAAAAGTATTTGAAAACGAATTTTGGTCTGGAATAGATTTATCTAGTTTATATCAAAAAGCTGCAGCTCGTCGTAATAAATTAAATGGGGCTGAACAAATTTTTTATGTAGGATTTAAAGAATTTTCTAAGTTATATCAAACAAAACATTGTTCACCTGAAACAATGATGTCTAGAACACTGGATAATATGCATACTGCAATAAATATAGAGTTAAAATCGTTAGAAGATTATATTCCACTAATAGGTACAATTGGATCCATTAGTCCATATCTTGGCTTATTTGGAACTGTATTAGGGATTATACACGTTTTTATAGAACTAGGTAAAACAACGACTAACAATGTTGCCAATCAGATGATTCATATACAAATTATTGCACCAGGTATTGCTGAATCATTAATTTCTACAGCAATTGGCTTATTTGTAGCGATTCCAGCGGTTATAGCATTTAATTACTTAACTGCACAAATAAACAATATGGATCAAGATTATAACAACTTTATAGAAGAATTTATTACGATTCTATATCATCAGATTTTTTTTAATATTGATTCTGCGTTAAATAAGGAAAATCAATATGAAGAGAAAGCGTATCAGAAACACGATTAA
- the sucD gene encoding succinate--CoA ligase subunit alpha yields MSILVNKDTKIICQGLTGKHASFHSQQALNYGTKIVGGVTPGKGGSTHLGLPIFNTVGEAINSTNATTSIVYVPAPFCKDAILESIHAGIKLIVCITEGIPILDMLLIKQQLKKHNTCMMIGPNCPGIMTPSQCKLGIMPSDIYNPGCVGIISRSGTLTYEVVKQTTDLGLGQSTCVGIGGDPILGSDFIDILSLFEQDPQTSLMVMIGEIGGRSEEKAATYINKYIKKPVIAYIAGTTAPKGKRMGHAGAIISGIGSTAHEKYEILSKSGVHIVDNFVNIGQFIKSIDKQQYT; encoded by the coding sequence ATGTCAATTTTAGTTAACAAAGATACAAAAATAATTTGTCAAGGACTGACTGGTAAGCACGCCAGTTTTCATTCTCAACAAGCATTAAACTATGGTACTAAAATAGTAGGCGGAGTTACCCCTGGAAAAGGGGGAAGCACCCATCTTGGATTGCCAATATTTAACACTGTTGGTGAGGCAATAAATAGCACTAATGCGACGACTTCTATTGTTTATGTACCCGCTCCTTTCTGTAAGGATGCAATTTTAGAATCAATTCATGCCGGTATTAAATTAATTGTTTGTATTACCGAGGGGATTCCAATATTGGACATGTTATTAATAAAACAACAATTAAAAAAACATAACACATGTATGATGATTGGACCAAATTGTCCAGGAATCATGACTCCAAGCCAGTGTAAACTTGGAATCATGCCAAGTGATATCTATAACCCAGGTTGCGTAGGAATTATATCCAGATCAGGTACCTTAACATATGAAGTAGTAAAACAAACAACTGACCTGGGATTAGGTCAGTCCACATGCGTCGGCATTGGAGGTGACCCGATACTTGGTTCTGATTTTATTGATATATTATCATTATTTGAACAAGACCCTCAAACATCATTAATGGTAATGATTGGTGAAATAGGAGGTAGATCTGAAGAAAAAGCAGCAACATATATTAATAAATATATTAAGAAACCAGTGATTGCATATATTGCTGGAACTACTGCTCCTAAAGGGAAACGTATGGGACACGCAGGCGCTATTATTTCTGGAATTGGTAGTACCGCTCATGAAAAATACGAGATTTTATCCAAATCAGGAGTACATATCGTAGATAACTTTGTTAACATTGGTCAATTTATTAAATCCATTGATAAACAACAATACACATAA
- the sucC gene encoding ADP-forming succinate--CoA ligase subunit beta translates to MNLYEYQAKKLMAKYNLPVLTGCVCVTLNDIEHYIVSNSIGHGPWVVKCQVQAGGRGKSGGVCIVHSTKNILSFANKWLGNRLITYQTTDTGELVTSILIEPAVKIVQEFYLSISIDRDESQIICMASTQGGMNIEITEQKTSNFIHKIVINPSVGIYPYQGRVLACKLGLSGGKINQFSRIVVSITRMLLENDLTLIEINPLAITDDDRFCCLDAKMIVDHNAIFRQSELLNICSINKPIDILNCINYIPLEGNIGCMVNGAGLAMATMDVIKSLGGIPANFLDIGGGANKECIISSFNMILKDAKVQAILVNIFGGIVCCDLVAECIITALSRYTTKHIPIVARLEGNNSTLGSNRLINSKLNIIVTDNLIYAIQQIVTAVKLKNVNFS, encoded by the coding sequence ATGAACTTATATGAATATCAAGCAAAAAAATTAATGGCAAAATACAATTTACCTGTTTTGACAGGTTGTGTGTGTGTTACTTTAAATGATATAGAGCATTATATTGTATCGAATAGCATAGGTCATGGCCCATGGGTAGTAAAATGTCAAGTGCAAGCAGGAGGACGCGGGAAATCAGGAGGAGTGTGTATTGTACACTCCACGAAAAATATATTATCTTTTGCTAATAAATGGCTTGGTAATAGATTGATAACATATCAAACTACCGATACCGGGGAATTAGTGACTTCTATTTTAATAGAACCAGCTGTGAAAATTGTTCAAGAATTTTATTTAAGCATATCAATTGATAGAGATGAATCCCAAATAATATGTATGGCTTCTACGCAAGGTGGTATGAACATTGAAATTACAGAACAAAAAACATCTAATTTTATCCATAAAATTGTCATAAATCCTTCAGTCGGAATATATCCTTATCAAGGACGGGTATTAGCATGTAAATTAGGTTTATCTGGAGGTAAAATAAATCAATTTTCCAGAATTGTTGTCAGCATAACACGCATGCTGCTGGAAAATGACCTAACGTTAATTGAAATTAATCCATTAGCTATTACTGATGATGATCGTTTTTGTTGTTTAGATGCCAAAATGATTGTAGATCATAATGCTATATTTAGACAATCAGAATTATTAAATATATGCTCGATAAATAAACCAATCGATATACTGAATTGTATCAATTACATTCCCTTAGAGGGAAATATTGGCTGTATGGTCAATGGCGCTGGATTAGCGATGGCTACTATGGATGTAATTAAATCATTGGGAGGGATTCCTGCTAATTTTTTAGACATCGGGGGGGGCGCTAATAAAGAATGCATAATATCATCTTTTAATATGATTTTAAAAGATGCTAAAGTGCAAGCGATACTTGTAAATATTTTTGGAGGAATTGTATGCTGTGATTTAGTTGCTGAATGCATCATAACTGCATTGTCCAGATATACCACAAAACATATTCCTATCGTGGCTCGGTTAGAAGGAAATAATTCTACATTAGGTTCTAATCGATTAATTAATAGCAAACTCAATATTATTGTTACCGATAATTTAATTTATGCAATTCAACAAATTGTAACTGCGGTGAAATTAAAAAATGTCAATTTTAGTTAA
- the odhB gene encoding 2-oxoglutarate dehydrogenase complex dihydrolipoyllysine-residue succinyltransferase, whose amino-acid sequence MSSIDIVVPNLPESVADATVAVWHKKSGDTVKQDDILLEIETDKIMLEVPAPSTGILESISEQEGSTVVSGQILGRLNIDHIVSQKDTKKIFQDQKSITSIASQEHILTRDNENHNILTPSIRKLITEHNLQLKNIQGSGIKGRLTRQDIESHIHSEKKLHDTDQQNNENIAHRHIKNTKNDRKETRIIMNRLRKKISERLLAVTNTTAMLTTFNEVNMQPIIKLRKKYGELFEKRYGITLGIMSFYVKAVLEGLRHFPEINASIDGEEIVYYHYFDISIAVSTVRGLITPVLRDVDTLSMSDIEKNIKYLAEKGRDGKLTIEELSGGNFTITNGGVFGSLMSTPIINPPQSAILGMHAIKDRPIAQDGQIAILPMMYLALSYDHRLIDGKDSVRFLVYIKELLEDPTRLFLEI is encoded by the coding sequence ATGAGTAGTATTGACATTGTGGTTCCGAATTTACCCGAGTCAGTTGCAGACGCTACTGTTGCTGTTTGGCATAAAAAATCAGGAGATACGGTTAAACAAGATGATATTTTACTGGAAATAGAAACAGACAAAATTATGTTAGAAGTTCCTGCGCCAAGCACAGGAATTTTAGAATCAATTTCAGAACAAGAGGGATCAACAGTAGTATCCGGACAAATTTTAGGACGTCTAAATATTGATCATATCGTTTCTCAAAAAGATACAAAAAAAATATTTCAAGATCAAAAATCTATTACATCAATAGCATCTCAAGAACATATTCTCACTCGAGATAACGAAAATCATAACATTTTAACTCCGTCTATTCGCAAATTAATAACAGAGCATAATTTACAGCTAAAAAATATTCAAGGAAGTGGGATAAAAGGACGTCTAACTCGTCAAGATATAGAGTCACATATTCATTCCGAAAAAAAATTACATGATACTGATCAACAAAATAATGAAAATATAGCGCATCGTCACATAAAAAATACGAAAAACGATCGCAAAGAAACACGTATTATAATGAATCGATTACGAAAAAAAATCTCAGAACGCCTATTAGCTGTTACTAATACTACAGCTATGTTAACTACTTTTAATGAAGTAAACATGCAACCCATCATAAAACTGCGAAAAAAATATGGAGAATTATTTGAAAAACGTTATGGAATTACATTAGGAATCATGTCTTTTTATGTAAAAGCAGTTTTAGAAGGTTTGAGACATTTTCCTGAAATTAATGCATCCATTGATGGAGAAGAAATTGTATATTATCATTATTTTGATATAAGTATTGCAGTATCTACAGTACGTGGTTTAATTACCCCAGTATTACGAGATGTCGATACATTAAGCATGTCCGATATAGAAAAAAATATAAAATATTTAGCTGAAAAAGGGAGAGACGGAAAACTAACGATTGAAGAATTAAGCGGAGGTAATTTTACCATTACTAACGGTGGAGTTTTTGGATCATTAATGTCTACTCCTATTATTAATCCTCCACAAAGCGCAATTCTTGGTATGCATGCAATAAAGGACCGACCCATAGCTCAAGATGGACAGATAGCAATATTACCTATGATGTATTTAGCATTATCATATGATCATAGATTAATAGATGGAAAAGATTCGGTAAGATTTCTAGTATACATTAAAGAGTTGTTAGAAGATCCAACACGCTTGTTTTTAGAAATATAA
- a CDS encoding 2-oxoglutarate dehydrogenase E1 component: MYSDTLKNWLNSSYLSKNNQSYIEQIYKDFLKNPNSIDSSWIEVFKQLSVENNYNDQYSDNLKNNTCSKLQYNIASHDSHAQANNCSNITYIQILQLINSFRIYGHQCAALDPLQLRNSEYKNYLLDLESYNFVLKNLQRKFDITHFGINKESMTLLEIYEFLKKTYCGPIGIEYMHILDINIILWIQNHFESTVGMLNFHGEEKKQFLQEIVSAEGIERYLGIKFPGVKRFSLEGGDVLIPMLKEIIRYSACHHNIKEIFLGMAHRGRLNVLINILGKNPQDLFDEFSNKHHATCSSGDVKYHQGFYSDVTVNGEIIHLSLLCNPSHLEIVSPVVMGCTRARIDQLLKESIHHDEKKCNIVLPITIHGDAAISAQGIVQETFNMSKTRAYDVGGTVHIIINNQVGFTTSNIHDIRSTQHCTDIAKMIQAPIFHVNADNVDAVVYVTRSALNFRSVFKRDVIIDLVCYRRHGHNEADEPSVTQPLMYKKIRNHPTLLNIYSDFLNKNGIIKKNEISQMINTYREKLEKKCCVLNKWKPVHIRASLHTNSLNKNKNILHSNKINTQYLKNLAYRINDIPSSVAMHSRVKKIYHERIEMALGNRLFDWGAAEVLAYATLLDQGISIRLSGEDAARGTFFHRHAVIHDQNNGTKYIPLIHLINNKKENKKGSLFIWDSVLSEEAALAFEYGYASLANNMLIIWEAQFGDFSNGAQIVIDQFISSSEQKWGQLCGLVMLLPHGYEGQGPEHSSSRMERYLQLCAEHNIYVCVPSTPDQMYHILRQQATCDINCKKPLIIISPKSLLRHPMVTTSLEDLAYGSFKTVFNEIDDNILSNKIKRVIICSGKVYYDLLIQRRKNEQYNIAIIRIEQLYPFPYKNIQAILASYSNVQDFTWCQEEPKNQGAWYYIQHCFHNIISENVTLNYIGRPDAAAPAVGYFSVHQQQQKKLIDDALNLS; the protein is encoded by the coding sequence ATGTATAGTGACACACTGAAAAATTGGTTAAATTCTTCTTATTTATCAAAAAATAATCAATCTTATATAGAACAAATTTATAAGGATTTTTTAAAAAATCCCAATTCCATCGATTCTAGTTGGATTGAAGTGTTTAAACAATTATCTGTTGAAAACAATTATAACGATCAATATTCTGATAATTTAAAAAATAACACGTGTTCTAAATTACAATACAACATTGCATCTCATGATTCACATGCACAAGCTAATAATTGTAGCAATATTACTTATATACAAATATTACAATTAATAAATTCTTTCAGAATATATGGACACCAATGCGCCGCATTGGATCCTTTACAATTACGGAACAGTGAATACAAAAATTATCTTTTAGACTTAGAGAGTTATAATTTCGTTTTAAAAAATCTTCAAAGAAAATTTGATATAACCCATTTTGGAATCAACAAAGAATCAATGACCTTGTTAGAAATATATGAATTTCTTAAAAAAACTTATTGTGGTCCTATAGGCATTGAGTATATGCATATTCTTGATATAAATATAATACTGTGGATTCAAAATCATTTTGAATCCACAGTAGGAATGCTGAACTTTCATGGTGAAGAGAAAAAACAATTTCTGCAAGAAATTGTTTCGGCAGAAGGAATAGAGCGTTATTTAGGAATAAAATTTCCAGGAGTTAAAAGATTTTCATTAGAAGGGGGTGATGTTTTAATCCCTATGCTAAAAGAAATTATACGTTACTCTGCTTGTCATCATAATATTAAAGAAATATTTTTAGGTATGGCTCACCGTGGTCGTCTAAATGTATTGATTAATATTTTAGGTAAAAATCCTCAAGATTTATTTGATGAATTTTCCAATAAACACCATGCTACTTGCAGTAGTGGCGACGTGAAATATCATCAAGGATTTTATTCAGATGTTACAGTTAATGGAGAGATCATACATTTATCTCTATTATGTAACCCTTCTCATCTAGAAATTGTTAGCCCAGTAGTCATGGGATGTACTCGAGCGCGGATTGATCAGTTGCTTAAAGAATCGATTCATCATGACGAAAAAAAATGCAATATCGTGCTCCCAATTACAATACATGGAGACGCAGCAATTAGTGCTCAAGGCATCGTTCAAGAAACTTTTAACATGTCTAAAACTCGTGCTTATGATGTAGGAGGCACAGTACATATTATTATTAATAATCAAGTAGGATTTACAACATCAAATATCCACGACATTCGTTCTACTCAACATTGTACAGATATCGCAAAAATGATACAAGCCCCTATATTCCATGTTAACGCAGATAATGTAGATGCAGTTGTTTATGTTACTCGCTCCGCATTAAATTTTCGCAGTGTGTTTAAACGTGATGTAATAATTGATCTAGTATGTTATCGTAGACACGGACACAATGAAGCTGACGAACCAAGTGTTACTCAACCTCTGATGTATAAAAAAATTCGTAATCATCCAACATTACTTAATATTTATTCTGATTTTTTAAATAAAAATGGAATTATAAAGAAAAATGAAATTTCTCAAATGATTAATACATATCGTGAAAAATTAGAAAAAAAATGTTGTGTTCTGAATAAATGGAAACCGGTGCATATTCGCGCTTCTTTACATACAAATAGCTTAAACAAAAATAAAAACATTCTGCATTCTAACAAAATAAACACCCAATACTTAAAAAATTTAGCCTATCGTATCAATGATATTCCATCGAGTGTCGCTATGCACTCTAGAGTAAAAAAAATTTATCATGAAAGAATAGAGATGGCTTTAGGTAATAGATTGTTTGATTGGGGAGCAGCAGAAGTGCTAGCATACGCTACTTTATTAGATCAAGGAATTTCTATTCGTTTATCTGGAGAAGACGCTGCTCGAGGAACTTTTTTTCATAGACATGCTGTGATACATGATCAAAATAATGGTACAAAATATATCCCTTTAATACACCTTATTAATAATAAAAAAGAAAATAAAAAAGGGTCTCTTTTTATTTGGGATTCAGTGTTATCCGAAGAGGCAGCTTTAGCATTTGAGTATGGTTACGCCAGTTTGGCAAATAATATGCTAATTATTTGGGAAGCGCAATTTGGAGATTTTTCTAATGGAGCGCAAATTGTCATCGATCAATTCATTAGTTCCAGTGAGCAAAAATGGGGCCAATTATGCGGTTTAGTAATGCTTTTACCTCACGGATATGAAGGACAAGGCCCGGAACATTCTTCTTCTCGTATGGAACGATATTTACAATTGTGCGCTGAACATAATATATACGTTTGTGTGCCTTCCACCCCAGACCAAATGTACCATATATTACGCCAACAAGCAACATGTGATATTAATTGTAAAAAACCACTAATTATTATATCACCAAAATCTCTATTAAGACATCCCATGGTAACTACTTCATTAGAAGATTTAGCATATGGATCATTTAAAACGGTCTTTAATGAAATAGATGATAATATCCTTTCAAATAAAATCAAACGTGTGATAATATGCTCTGGAAAGGTATATTATGATTTATTAATTCAACGACGTAAAAACGAACAATATAACATAGCTATTATTCGCATTGAACAACTATATCCTTTTCCTTATAAAAATATACAAGCTATTTTAGCTTCTTATTCAAATGTACAAGATTTTACTTGGTGTCAAGAAGAACCTAAAAATCAAGGTGCTTGGTATTACATACAACATTGTTTTCATAACATAATATCTGAAAATGTTACATTAAATTATATAGGACGTCCTGATGCTGCTGCACCTGCAGTAGGATATTTTTCAGTACATCAACAACAACAAAAAAAATTAATTGACGATGCATTAAATCTAAGTTAA
- a CDS encoding succinate dehydrogenase iron-sulfur subunit codes for MQIKFSIYRYHPEISKNACMKNYTLNLSHTKNMTLLDALIKLKEQDPTLTFRRSCREGVCGSDGMNINGINNLACITSLKQLYDSHHQNAIVVRPLSGFPIIRDLVVDMSQFFLQYERVQPFLIHDRSNQQPQFLHEYLQSPEERSKLDGSYECILCACCSSACPSFWWNPDKFIGPAGLLALYRFLMDSRDTNDQERLELLKDSFSVFRCHNIMNCVSVCPKKLNPAKAIGHIKRILAKNLIGIHNI; via the coding sequence ATGCAAATTAAATTTTCCATTTACCGCTATCATCCTGAAATCAGTAAAAATGCCTGCATGAAAAATTATACACTTAATTTATCACATACAAAAAATATGACATTATTAGATGCCTTAATCAAATTGAAAGAACAAGATCCAACTTTAACATTTCGTCGTTCTTGCAGAGAAGGGGTATGTGGTTCTGATGGTATGAATATAAATGGCATAAACAATCTGGCATGCATTACTTCATTAAAGCAATTATATGATAGTCATCATCAGAATGCAATTGTAGTACGTCCATTATCTGGATTTCCAATAATTCGTGATTTAGTAGTGGATATGAGTCAATTCTTTCTTCAATATGAAAGAGTACAGCCGTTTTTAATACATGACCGTTCCAATCAACAACCTCAATTTCTTCATGAATATTTACAATCTCCAGAAGAACGCTCTAAATTAGATGGATCTTATGAATGCATATTATGTGCATGTTGTTCTAGTGCTTGCCCCTCTTTTTGGTGGAATCCAGATAAATTTATTGGTCCTGCTGGATTATTGGCTTTATATCGCTTTTTAATGGATAGCCGTGATACTAATGATCAAGAACGATTGGAACTCTTAAAAGATTCTTTTAGTGTTTTTCGTTGTCATAACATTATGAATTGCGTTAGTGTATGTCCTAAAAAATTAAATCCAGCCAAAGCTATAGGCCATATTAAAAGAATATTAGCAAAAAATTTAATTGGCATACATAACATTTAA